The Apibacter raozihei genome contains a region encoding:
- a CDS encoding CinA family nicotinamide mononucleotide deamidase-related protein yields MKAYIIAIGDELLSGRTLDTNSQFLTYELDLIGISVLKINIISDNNEVITEELTKAFETDADFIFTTGGLGPTKDDKTKQAISDFFNDTLVMHQPSLDFIKEIYCRNGRIMNDLTKNQALVPSQSQVIVNRYGTAPVLWTTKNNKVLVNLPGVPYETRAMVKEFIIPKIKNEYKLDYILHRAVNVINFPESELAITLSKWEDNLPDLMSLSYLPGESRIELRLTSQGKNREIIEKQLTNEINKLPAILGNKLLLSQKEDIQQVIISYLIKNNLNLSVSESITGGMISETITSVPGSSKYFKGGIISYQTETKENLLNIPTKIIEQHTVVSEEVAKEMALQTSQIFKSDVAISTTGVAGPDTDKYNNPIGLAYIGLYFQGEIMVNRYSYPNLTRHEMIKRITAKAFEMLYFKIIAQ; encoded by the coding sequence ATGAAAGCATATATTATAGCCATCGGAGATGAACTTTTATCCGGTCGCACGCTCGACACTAATTCTCAATTTTTAACGTACGAACTTGATCTAATAGGTATATCAGTACTTAAAATTAATATTATATCTGATAACAATGAAGTAATAACTGAAGAGTTAACTAAAGCTTTCGAAACTGATGCAGATTTCATTTTTACTACCGGAGGACTTGGACCTACCAAAGATGATAAAACAAAACAAGCCATTTCAGATTTTTTCAACGACACTTTAGTGATGCACCAGCCTTCTTTAGATTTCATAAAAGAAATTTATTGTCGCAACGGACGAATTATGAATGATTTAACAAAAAACCAAGCACTTGTACCTTCTCAGTCGCAAGTAATTGTAAACAGGTATGGTACAGCTCCCGTACTTTGGACAACAAAAAATAATAAAGTTTTAGTTAACTTACCCGGAGTTCCTTATGAAACTCGTGCCATGGTAAAAGAGTTTATTATTCCTAAAATAAAAAATGAATATAAACTGGACTATATACTTCATCGGGCTGTAAATGTGATCAATTTTCCTGAAAGTGAGCTTGCTATTACTTTATCAAAATGGGAAGACAACTTACCTGATTTAATGTCTCTTTCATACTTACCCGGAGAATCTCGGATAGAACTGCGTTTAACATCACAGGGAAAAAATCGAGAAATTATTGAGAAACAACTAACGAATGAAATAAACAAACTACCAGCTATTCTGGGAAATAAACTTTTACTTTCCCAAAAAGAAGACATTCAACAGGTAATTATCTCTTATCTGATTAAAAATAATCTAAACCTATCAGTATCTGAGAGTATAACAGGTGGTATGATATCTGAAACAATTACTTCAGTTCCCGGAAGTTCTAAGTATTTTAAAGGAGGAATCATCAGTTATCAGACAGAAACAAAGGAGAATTTATTAAATATACCTACAAAGATAATTGAACAACATACCGTTGTAAGTGAAGAAGTGGCTAAAGAAATGGCATTACAAACATCACAAATATTCAAAAGCGATGTAGCAATTTCTACTACTGGTGTTGCCGGACCTGATACGGACAAATACAACAACCCCATAGGCTTAGCCTATATTGGATTATATTTTCAGGGCGAAATTATGGTTAACCGATATTCATATCCGAACCTGACACGACACGAAATGATAAAAAGAATAACAGCAAAAGCTTTTGAAATGCTTTATTTTAAAATTATTGCTCAATAA